In the genome of Chryseobacterium arthrosphaerae, one region contains:
- a CDS encoding SGNH/GDSL hydrolase family protein, translating into MRFKNLYIFIISGFLVSCSSSQSLEKQSSKGQWLTTWATAPQLVEPKNLAPEPGLSGNTLRQIVRVSVGGKKLRLRFSNKYSMDSLAVKAVSIAVPSDSSNVDAATIRSLTFEKKNSFKIAPGSDIYSDELNFNLKSNSLLAITISYAKVTQSVTGHPASRTTSFIVKGEQTNAAVFKNPVKTDHWYSLFNIDVKTDEPSYAVAIMGNSITDGRGSGTNRQNRWPDIFSQRLLANPSTRNISVLNFGIGGNCVVRGGLGPTALDRFDYNILNQQGVKWLIILEGVNDLGGTRDPDDASKRTEELIAAYQVMIDKAHVNGIKVYGATILPFGKSFYEKPFRIEAWKKVNDWIRNSGKFDAIIDFAKHMQSENPEVILNDMHDHDFLHPNEAGYRRMGEFVDLNLFKN; encoded by the coding sequence ATGCGCTTCAAAAACTTATACATCTTTATCATTTCGGGATTTTTGGTTTCCTGCTCTTCCTCACAAAGTCTGGAAAAGCAGTCATCCAAAGGCCAATGGCTCACTACCTGGGCAACAGCTCCCCAATTGGTAGAACCTAAAAACCTTGCGCCGGAACCGGGGCTTTCGGGGAACACCCTGCGTCAGATTGTGCGTGTATCTGTGGGTGGGAAAAAACTGCGGTTACGTTTTTCCAACAAATATTCTATGGATAGTTTGGCGGTAAAAGCGGTTTCGATTGCCGTGCCGTCCGATAGCAGCAATGTGGATGCAGCTACCATCAGATCATTAACGTTTGAGAAGAAAAACAGTTTTAAAATTGCTCCCGGATCTGATATTTATTCTGATGAGTTAAACTTTAATCTGAAATCTAATTCGTTGCTGGCCATTACAATTTCCTACGCAAAAGTAACCCAATCTGTCACCGGACACCCGGCTTCAAGAACAACCTCTTTTATTGTTAAAGGTGAGCAGACCAATGCTGCGGTATTTAAAAATCCAGTAAAGACAGATCACTGGTATTCGCTTTTTAACATCGATGTAAAGACTGATGAACCCTCATATGCGGTTGCAATCATGGGAAATTCCATTACTGATGGAAGAGGATCGGGAACAAACAGACAGAATCGCTGGCCGGATATTTTTTCTCAGCGGTTATTAGCAAATCCTTCTACCCGGAATATAAGTGTCCTTAATTTCGGAATTGGTGGGAATTGTGTGGTGCGTGGCGGTTTGGGTCCTACAGCATTAGACCGTTTTGATTATAACATCCTCAATCAGCAGGGCGTAAAATGGCTGATCATTCTGGAAGGAGTGAATGATCTGGGAGGAACAAGAGATCCTGATGACGCTTCCAAAAGAACAGAAGAACTGATTGCCGCTTACCAGGTGATGATCGATAAGGCACATGTTAACGGGATCAAAGTGTATGGAGCAACAATTCTTCCTTTCGGAAAGTCGTTCTACGAAAAACCCTTCCGTATCGAGGCCTGGAAAAAAGTAAACGACTGGATCAGAAACAGCGGGAAGTTTGATGCCATCATTGATTTTGCCAAACATATGCAGAGTGAAAATCCGGAGGTCATCTTAAATGATATGCACGATCATGATTTTCTTCACCCCAATGAGGCCGGCTACAGGAGAATGGGAGAATTTGTGGATCTGAACTTATTTAAAAATTAA
- a CDS encoding alpha/beta hydrolase, with the protein MNKSVVLALGFMLSGVFISAQAFDKKVPQDFDTEKKEILHGKIDTIQYSSVTVGTTRKALVYTPPGFKKGEKYSVLYLLHGIGGDEKEWFKNGTPQIILDNLYAKGKLSPMIVVLPNGRAMKDDRATGDIMAKDKVEAFATFEKDLLNDLIPFVEKKYPVKKDRNNRAIAGLSMGGGQTLNFGLGNIDKFAWVGAFSAAPNTKEPQLLLPDPSKAKELKLLWISCGDQDRLMPFSKRTSDYLTDNKIPHIFYVEPGGHDFKVWKNDLYLFSQLLFKPVNQEEVNRILKSQ; encoded by the coding sequence ATGAATAAATCAGTTGTATTAGCATTAGGTTTCATGCTGTCAGGAGTTTTTATTTCTGCACAGGCTTTTGATAAAAAAGTACCACAGGATTTCGATACAGAAAAAAAAGAAATTCTACACGGAAAAATTGATACGATACAGTATTCTTCGGTAACGGTTGGCACTACACGCAAGGCTTTGGTTTACACACCGCCGGGATTCAAAAAAGGGGAAAAATATTCTGTTTTGTATCTGCTACACGGCATTGGCGGGGATGAAAAAGAGTGGTTTAAAAATGGAACTCCGCAAATTATTTTAGATAATCTGTATGCCAAAGGAAAACTTTCTCCCATGATCGTTGTACTTCCCAACGGCCGGGCGATGAAGGACGACAGGGCGACCGGAGACATCATGGCAAAGGATAAAGTAGAAGCTTTTGCAACCTTTGAAAAAGACCTGCTGAATGATTTGATTCCCTTTGTAGAAAAAAAATATCCGGTGAAAAAAGACCGAAATAACAGAGCGATTGCCGGACTTTCCATGGGAGGCGGGCAGACCCTGAATTTCGGACTGGGAAATATCGATAAGTTCGCATGGGTGGGAGCCTTTTCCGCAGCTCCAAATACCAAAGAACCTCAACTTCTTCTTCCGGATCCATCCAAAGCTAAAGAATTAAAACTTCTCTGGATCTCATGCGGAGACCAGGACAGGTTGATGCCTTTCAGTAAAAGAACGAGCGACTATCTTACAGACAATAAAATTCCCCATATTTTTTATGTAGAACCGGGCGGCCACGATTTCAAAGTGTGGAAAAATGATTTGTATCTGTTTTCGCAACTGCTTTTCAAACCCGTCAATCAGGAAGAAGTTAATCGTATTCTGAAGTCACAATAA
- a CDS encoding glycoside hydrolase family 43 protein, whose translation MNIRTISISFIALTGLFSMGSAQNPIVQTNYTADPAPMVYNDRLYVYTTHDEDDSTWFTMNDWKVYSTNDMVNWTDHGTILSYKEFDWAKRDAWAAQCVERNGKFFMYVPMWSKTSNKGAVGVAVGDSPFGPFHDPLGKPLVQSEWGDIDPTVFVDDDGQAHMYWGNPKLKYVKLNEDMISYSGNIVEVPMTEESFGKRDGKPNPERPSKYEEGPWLYKRKNLYYLFWPGGPLPEFIGYSTGKTAQGPWKYGGIVMPTEGKSFTNHPGVIDFRGKTYFFYHNGALPGGSGFTRSVSLEELTFNKDGSISPFKMTNGITKAIATVNPYSFNQAEMIAWSENVKSYQNKEAGVFIKAKKNGAYTSIKNVDFRKKGATAFSARVGTTHNSDVTMSIHLDAVNGPVAATVKVPLTGGDDRWETVKVQLVEKITGIHDLYFVFHGKASTDIMYFDYWTFLENN comes from the coding sequence ATGAATATCCGAACAATATCTATAAGTTTCATTGCGCTGACAGGTTTATTTTCGATGGGATCTGCGCAGAATCCTATCGTTCAAACCAATTACACTGCAGATCCGGCACCAATGGTGTACAATGACAGGCTGTATGTGTATACCACACACGATGAAGACGATTCCACCTGGTTTACCATGAACGACTGGAAAGTATATTCCACCAATGATATGGTGAACTGGACAGACCACGGAACAATTCTCTCGTATAAAGAGTTCGACTGGGCAAAACGCGATGCCTGGGCTGCACAATGTGTAGAAAGAAACGGAAAGTTCTTTATGTACGTTCCGATGTGGTCCAAAACCAGTAACAAAGGCGCAGTTGGGGTTGCCGTTGGTGACAGTCCGTTTGGCCCTTTTCATGATCCGCTGGGAAAACCTCTTGTTCAGAGCGAATGGGGAGATATTGATCCCACTGTTTTTGTGGATGATGACGGACAGGCACACATGTACTGGGGAAATCCCAAGCTTAAATATGTAAAGCTGAATGAAGATATGATTTCTTATTCCGGAAATATTGTAGAAGTCCCGATGACCGAAGAATCATTTGGCAAAAGGGATGGAAAACCCAATCCGGAAAGACCTTCAAAATATGAGGAAGGACCGTGGCTGTACAAAAGGAAAAATCTGTATTATCTTTTCTGGCCGGGTGGTCCACTTCCCGAATTCATAGGCTATTCTACAGGTAAAACAGCACAGGGGCCCTGGAAATATGGAGGAATTGTGATGCCTACGGAAGGGAAATCATTCACCAATCATCCCGGAGTTATTGATTTCCGGGGGAAAACCTATTTTTTTTATCACAATGGCGCTTTGCCGGGCGGAAGCGGATTTACAAGATCGGTAAGCCTGGAAGAACTTACCTTCAATAAAGACGGTTCTATTTCCCCGTTTAAAATGACTAACGGAATTACAAAAGCTATCGCAACCGTTAATCCTTATTCATTCAATCAGGCGGAAATGATTGCCTGGTCGGAAAATGTAAAATCCTACCAGAATAAAGAGGCCGGTGTTTTCATCAAAGCCAAGAAAAATGGTGCCTATACCAGTATAAAGAATGTAGATTTCCGGAAAAAAGGAGCCACTGCTTTCTCTGCAAGGGTAGGAACTACTCATAACAGTGACGTAACAATGAGCATTCATCTGGATGCTGTGAACGGACCGGTTGCTGCAACAGTAAAGGTTCCGCTGACGGGCGGGGATGACCGCTGGGAAACCGTAAAAGTTCAGCTTGTTGAAAAGATTACCGGCATTCATGATCTGTATTTTGTATTCCATGGAAAAGCCTCAACGGATATTATGTATTTCGATTACTGGACCTTTCTTGAAAATAATTAA
- a CDS encoding glycosyl hydrolase 115 family protein, translated as MNFTKNISLFLTLLFIFFVKATEPFISFAKTENSVVLKERNSGLMLFSDSDSDKGILRAVANLQSDFQKVTGVQPHLVSQNPGVNGMIIIIGEAGKSKTIDNLIRQKKLDGKALTGKREKYIIQNVSDPFPGVSEAIVIAGSDKRGTIYGIYEMSQQIGVSPWYYWADVPVEKKDNLYFKKGIYTDGEPAVEYRGIFLNDEEPSLGGWARATFGGVNSKFYEKVFELILRLKGNYIWPAMWGKAFYDDDPLSGPLANEMGIVMGTSHHEPMALAQTDWHRYIKKNNLPNVWDYSKNADVLQKFWKSGLERSKNWEKLVTVGMRGDGDEAMGEGTNICLLEKIVKDQRKIIADVTGKKAEKTPQVWALYKEVQDYYDKGMRVPDDVILLFCDDNWGNVRKLPDLSKPLHKGGYGIYYHFDYVGGPRNSKWINISPIQRVWEQMNLSYEHKVDKLWVVNVGDLKPMEFPISFFLEMAWNPKQFNAKNLLEYTEKWAAQQFGEKHAKEIAGMINLYAKYNRRVTPETLDSNTYSLENYHEFETVLNDYRALAVEALRLKEQIPAEYQDAYYQLVLYPIDACSNLYEMYYAVAKNRELAAKKDPGANFYADKVKACFERNAYLDNQYNNVIAGGKWKHMMDQMRIGYKSWADGKENIMPEVTYISDAEVPKEKIFQEKNGYVSIEAENFARLHQSDRIHWEVIPDFGKTKSGVTTFPQNVYPKSDENIWLEYDINFESKGEFEVQLLLAPTLNFNHNKGLRYEISFDNETPQTVNFNRHYKGELGKWQSEHIIKSATKHPVQQAGKHTLRFRVMEPGIVLEKILINTGGLKPSYLGAPESEMLH; from the coding sequence ATGAATTTTACAAAAAACATTTCGCTGTTTCTTACGTTGTTGTTTATATTTTTTGTAAAAGCAACCGAACCATTTATTTCTTTTGCTAAGACAGAAAATTCGGTGGTGTTGAAAGAGCGCAATTCAGGTTTGATGCTGTTTTCAGATAGCGATTCGGACAAAGGAATTCTGCGTGCCGTTGCGAATCTTCAATCCGATTTTCAAAAAGTAACCGGTGTTCAGCCTCATCTGGTTTCCCAAAACCCTGGAGTGAACGGAATGATCATCATTATTGGTGAAGCAGGTAAAAGCAAGACCATTGATAATTTAATTCGTCAAAAAAAGCTGGATGGAAAAGCATTAACTGGGAAAAGAGAAAAATATATCATTCAGAATGTCAGTGATCCATTTCCGGGCGTTTCTGAGGCTATTGTGATTGCAGGAAGTGATAAAAGGGGAACGATTTACGGGATTTATGAAATGTCTCAGCAGATAGGTGTTTCACCATGGTATTATTGGGCTGACGTTCCGGTTGAGAAAAAAGATAATCTATACTTTAAAAAAGGAATCTATACCGATGGAGAACCTGCGGTAGAGTATCGTGGTATTTTCCTTAATGATGAAGAGCCTTCACTCGGAGGCTGGGCAAGAGCAACTTTTGGCGGAGTAAACAGTAAATTTTATGAAAAAGTTTTTGAACTTATTCTGCGTCTTAAAGGAAACTATATCTGGCCGGCAATGTGGGGAAAGGCATTCTATGACGATGATCCTCTAAGCGGCCCGTTAGCGAACGAAATGGGAATTGTCATGGGAACTTCACACCATGAACCCATGGCTTTGGCACAAACCGACTGGCACAGGTATATCAAAAAAAATAACCTCCCGAATGTCTGGGATTATTCTAAAAATGCGGATGTTTTACAGAAATTCTGGAAATCCGGACTCGAGAGAAGCAAAAACTGGGAAAAACTCGTTACAGTAGGAATGCGGGGTGATGGCGACGAAGCAATGGGAGAGGGAACCAATATTTGCCTGCTCGAGAAAATTGTAAAAGATCAGCGTAAAATCATTGCAGATGTTACGGGGAAAAAAGCAGAGAAAACACCTCAGGTCTGGGCATTGTATAAAGAAGTTCAGGACTATTATGATAAAGGAATGCGGGTTCCGGATGATGTGATCCTGCTGTTCTGTGATGATAACTGGGGAAATGTAAGAAAGCTTCCGGACCTTTCAAAACCTTTGCATAAAGGTGGCTATGGAATCTATTACCACTTCGATTATGTAGGCGGCCCGAGAAATTCCAAATGGATCAACATAAGTCCCATCCAGAGAGTCTGGGAACAGATGAACCTTTCTTATGAACATAAGGTAGATAAGCTTTGGGTAGTGAATGTGGGAGATTTAAAACCCATGGAATTTCCGATCAGTTTTTTCCTGGAAATGGCCTGGAACCCAAAACAGTTTAACGCTAAAAACCTTTTGGAATATACTGAGAAATGGGCTGCCCAGCAGTTTGGTGAAAAACACGCCAAAGAAATTGCCGGGATGATTAATCTATATGCCAAATACAACAGGAGAGTTACGCCTGAAACCCTGGACAGCAACACGTACAGCCTTGAAAATTACCATGAATTTGAAACGGTTTTAAATGATTACAGAGCATTGGCCGTAGAAGCTTTACGGTTAAAAGAGCAGATTCCGGCTGAGTACCAGGATGCCTATTATCAGTTGGTTTTGTATCCGATTGATGCATGCAGTAATTTATACGAAATGTACTATGCGGTAGCAAAAAACAGGGAACTGGCAGCGAAAAAAGATCCGGGAGCCAATTTCTACGCAGATAAAGTGAAGGCATGTTTTGAAAGAAACGCTTATCTGGACAATCAATACAACAATGTGATTGCCGGAGGAAAATGGAAGCATATGATGGATCAGATGAGAATAGGATATAAAAGCTGGGCAGATGGAAAAGAAAATATAATGCCTGAAGTCACCTATATTTCTGATGCTGAGGTTCCCAAAGAAAAGATATTTCAGGAAAAAAACGGCTATGTGTCTATTGAAGCAGAAAATTTTGCAAGACTTCATCAATCAGACAGGATCCATTGGGAAGTGATTCCTGATTTCGGAAAAACAAAATCCGGTGTGACAACCTTTCCACAGAATGTATATCCAAAAAGTGATGAAAATATCTGGCTTGAATATGATATCAATTTTGAATCTAAAGGTGAGTTTGAAGTCCAGCTATTATTAGCTCCGACTTTAAATTTTAATCATAATAAAGGATTGCGCTATGAGATTTCTTTTGACAACGAAACTCCGCAGACTGTTAACTTCAACAGGCATTACAAAGGGGAATTGGGAAAATGGCAGTCCGAACATATCATTAAATCCGCTACAAAGCATCCGGTTCAGCAGGCAGGAAAACATACTTTACGTTTCAGAGTGATGGAACCGGGCATTGTCCTTGAAAAAATCCTGATCAACACCGGCGGCTTAAAGCCCTCTTACCTGGGCGCTCCCGAAAGCGAAATGCTTCACTGA
- a CDS encoding glycoside hydrolase family 97 protein — protein sequence MRKKVLFIVFSLFLISKSFAQVAEISSPDGHLKLHVFSEEGKALYDVILQGKTMLEKSPLGLVTNESDFSKNLKFLDSKKDIVSKKYTNQKIKKSEIDYKANTLSVNFINADQHQISIEFQVSNNNIAFRYNIPPMKERLSVVVQSENTGYRFPSETTTFLSPMMKPMTGFARTAPSYESGYKADAELGIPSDYGYVFPGLFHIGNEGWILLSETGVNSTYCASHLETTAEKGLYKVAYPNIAENNGFGSTGAAISLPGKTPWRTITVGSSLKPIVETTIPFDVVDPMYEPSQEYQFGKSTWSWILWQDKSMNYDDQVKFIDLAAALKYQFILMDALWDKNIGKDRMRALIQYAKSKNVGVLLWYNSNGTANDAPMGPRNKMSSSVERKKEMKWLKDVGIKGLKVDFFGGDKQETMRLYEDILSDANDFGLTIIFHGATVPRGWEVMYPNYAGSEAVLASEMLYFSEEVRRQEAFFATLHPFIRNTVGSMEFGGTFLNTYLTESNRDKNKRHTTDSFQLATAVLFQNPVQMFGIMPNNLTDAPEFQLSFMKEVPTLWDETVFIDGYPGKYAVVARRHQNQWYVAGVNAEKQSQKLKIKLPMFAGKTVRFINDDAQGNSSEKEVKVNAKGDFMIEIQSQGGFVLKN from the coding sequence ATGAGAAAAAAAGTTTTATTTATCGTATTCAGCTTGTTTCTGATCAGCAAAAGCTTTGCACAGGTAGCAGAAATTTCAAGCCCTGACGGACATCTGAAGCTTCATGTTTTTTCAGAAGAAGGAAAAGCCTTGTATGATGTTATCCTTCAGGGAAAAACAATGCTTGAAAAATCCCCGTTGGGCTTGGTAACCAATGAGTCTGATTTTTCAAAGAATCTGAAATTTCTCGATAGCAAAAAAGATATCGTTTCCAAGAAATATACGAACCAAAAAATCAAAAAATCTGAAATTGATTACAAAGCCAATACTTTATCGGTTAATTTCATCAATGCAGATCAGCATCAAATAAGCATCGAATTTCAGGTGAGTAACAACAATATTGCTTTCCGGTACAATATTCCACCGATGAAAGAACGGCTGAGTGTGGTGGTACAGTCAGAAAATACAGGGTACAGATTTCCTTCAGAGACTACTACTTTTCTTTCACCTATGATGAAACCTATGACAGGTTTTGCCCGCACGGCACCAAGTTATGAAAGTGGCTATAAAGCTGATGCGGAATTGGGAATACCGTCTGATTACGGCTATGTTTTCCCGGGTCTGTTTCATATCGGAAATGAAGGCTGGATATTGCTTTCCGAGACAGGAGTGAATAGTACATATTGTGCTTCACACCTTGAAACCACAGCAGAAAAAGGCCTTTACAAAGTAGCCTATCCGAATATTGCTGAAAATAATGGTTTCGGAAGTACCGGAGCAGCCATTTCACTTCCTGGAAAAACACCCTGGAGAACAATTACAGTGGGCAGTTCTTTGAAACCCATCGTAGAGACTACTATTCCTTTTGATGTGGTAGATCCTATGTATGAGCCTTCACAGGAGTATCAGTTCGGAAAATCTACCTGGAGCTGGATTCTGTGGCAGGACAAAAGCATGAATTATGATGATCAGGTGAAATTCATAGACCTTGCTGCTGCATTGAAATATCAGTTTATTCTCATGGATGCGCTTTGGGATAAAAACATAGGCAAGGACCGCATGAGAGCGCTTATTCAATATGCAAAATCGAAAAATGTCGGGGTATTGCTCTGGTACAATTCCAACGGAACAGCTAATGACGCACCGATGGGACCTAGAAACAAAATGAGCTCATCTGTTGAACGTAAAAAAGAAATGAAATGGCTGAAAGATGTCGGTATAAAAGGACTTAAAGTGGATTTCTTCGGAGGAGACAAACAGGAAACCATGCGTCTTTACGAAGATATTCTCTCCGACGCCAATGATTTTGGATTAACCATTATTTTTCACGGAGCCACGGTACCGAGAGGCTGGGAAGTGATGTACCCGAATTATGCAGGAAGCGAGGCCGTTCTTGCCTCAGAAATGCTTTATTTCTCAGAAGAGGTACGCAGGCAGGAAGCTTTTTTTGCCACGCTTCATCCTTTTATCAGAAATACAGTGGGAAGTATGGAATTCGGAGGAACTTTTCTCAATACATATTTAACCGAGTCCAACAGAGACAAAAATAAAAGACATACCACAGATAGCTTTCAGCTGGCTACAGCAGTCCTGTTTCAGAATCCCGTTCAGATGTTTGGTATCATGCCGAATAACCTGACCGATGCCCCGGAATTTCAGCTCAGCTTCATGAAAGAAGTTCCGACACTTTGGGATGAGACAGTTTTCATAGACGGTTATCCCGGAAAATATGCCGTGGTGGCGAGGAGACATCAGAATCAATGGTATGTGGCTGGTGTCAATGCTGAAAAACAATCCCAAAAACTGAAAATAAAGCTTCCGATGTTTGCCGGGAAAACAGTTAGATTCATTAATGATGATGCGCAGGGAAATTCATCAGAAAAAGAAGTGAAAGTGAATGCAAAAGGTGATTTTATGATTGAAATTCAGTCGCAGGGTGGTTTTGTACTGAAAAATTAA
- a CDS encoding T9SS type A sorting domain-containing protein, with translation MKKLLNFVSIHSILFFSCLLHGQLTTVKIDKNTSYQKIKGFGGFVCSPQFAYNHMSTSEIQTLWGASSEGGYNIMRLYIPEDSSNWSSVLATAQLAKSMGLTIFASPWTMPATWKTNNHVNAVYTDANGVQQIGYLKPENYQDYALYLNSFVTYLQNNGVDLDYISIQNEPDEMAQYQGCIWTPAQITNFIKNYGQLINCKVIAPESVGFTDNFASALLDPAAMANFEVYGGHQYGLMQSTYKQFQNYNKEIWQTEYLINWNSSSTQPARDFSWNTDAFTFASSVNNALLGNINAWIHYSAKRYYGLMGDGTYGTSAGVMTKRGYILSHYAKYTTGKIRIEAKWDDKTGVLQGSSYISQDGNQVVLMVINPSQNTYSLKVDLPFYTTSGTKVLTNIQSNMVTTPISLSTATFRPTADISPSSVMTFVFNKSGDRPASLMTGGDIHYNKIETQTATSTAFGTGFNISNTTVTFSNPSPLISNNMTAANGYLQLNDRYNKLILHVNSYTTAGQSYSDNTTLYYINNQGITKSYNYGKINFPQGGNFDITFDISRQVLTDGCKGILGLRNSNYSSVLTLNLGDVYFNVGNEIASKFGGTYSASDSYLMDALENGYYTSVDFRNAAGVTSSNDWQPMSANSNSIYYVNSNVTSSANNVISGTACSNLVLSGQGMDFQVPFNFTANTASYSRTFNGYDVLILPFQANIPSGVTAYLMSPNVSNINCTAISNGIIPANTPVIINATGNITFNGTGNVSTPKAITVNQMNGVYQSIKVPANAYVLKTENGVTGFYKVTAGSEPAIGSFKAYLTEENAYSANVLPLNFGSLGVRNILAESKRQEVKIYPNPAKADLFIDSDLSEAAAIIFDARGSVIRAGLKINSGKNHVNVEGLPAGIYFVEVAYKNKIVATQKIVKE, from the coding sequence ATGAAAAAACTTTTAAATTTTGTCAGTATTCATTCTATATTGTTTTTCAGTTGTCTGTTGCATGGACAGCTTACCACTGTAAAAATTGATAAGAACACATCTTATCAGAAAATAAAAGGGTTCGGGGGATTTGTCTGCAGTCCCCAGTTTGCCTATAACCATATGTCTACCTCAGAGATTCAGACGCTTTGGGGCGCTTCCAGTGAAGGCGGATATAATATTATGAGATTGTATATTCCCGAAGACAGCAGTAACTGGAGTTCTGTACTGGCTACAGCACAGCTAGCCAAATCTATGGGGCTTACCATTTTTGCTTCGCCTTGGACAATGCCCGCAACCTGGAAAACCAATAACCATGTCAATGCAGTTTACACTGACGCTAACGGAGTACAGCAGATCGGATATTTAAAGCCGGAAAATTACCAGGATTATGCGCTTTATCTTAACAGTTTTGTTACCTATCTTCAGAACAACGGGGTAGATCTTGATTATATCTCCATTCAAAATGAACCGGATGAAATGGCCCAGTATCAGGGATGTATATGGACTCCTGCACAGATTACCAATTTTATCAAAAATTACGGGCAGCTTATCAACTGTAAAGTGATTGCCCCGGAAAGTGTAGGATTTACGGATAATTTTGCCAGTGCTTTGCTGGATCCTGCGGCAATGGCTAATTTTGAAGTGTATGGAGGGCATCAATATGGGCTTATGCAGTCCACCTACAAGCAATTTCAGAATTACAACAAAGAAATCTGGCAGACAGAATATCTGATCAACTGGAATTCTTCATCCACACAGCCGGCCCGTGATTTCAGCTGGAATACAGATGCTTTTACTTTTGCCAGCAGTGTCAACAATGCATTACTGGGGAATATCAATGCCTGGATCCATTACTCTGCCAAACGTTATTATGGCTTGATGGGCGATGGAACTTACGGAACTTCTGCAGGTGTAATGACCAAAAGAGGTTATATCCTTTCACATTATGCCAAGTACACAACAGGAAAGATTAGAATAGAAGCCAAATGGGATGACAAAACCGGAGTTTTACAAGGCTCTTCCTATATTTCACAGGATGGAAATCAGGTCGTTCTTATGGTCATCAATCCTTCTCAGAATACGTATAGTTTGAAGGTTGACCTGCCTTTTTACACAACTTCAGGAACAAAAGTATTGACCAATATACAATCCAATATGGTCACCACACCTATTTCTTTGAGTACAGCAACATTCCGGCCTACTGCTGATATCAGTCCTTCCAGTGTCATGACATTTGTTTTTAATAAAAGTGGCGACCGACCTGCTTCTCTGATGACAGGCGGTGATATCCATTATAATAAAATTGAAACACAAACGGCTACCAGTACAGCTTTTGGGACAGGATTCAATATCAGCAATACAACGGTAACATTCTCCAATCCAAGTCCTCTTATCAGCAATAATATGACTGCAGCTAACGGATATCTTCAGCTTAATGACCGGTATAATAAACTGATCCTGCATGTAAACAGCTATACAACAGCAGGACAAAGCTATTCGGACAATACGACTTTATACTATATCAATAACCAGGGCATAACCAAATCATATAATTACGGAAAGATTAATTTTCCGCAGGGAGGAAATTTCGATATCACATTCGATATTTCAAGACAGGTGCTGACAGACGGATGCAAAGGGATTTTAGGACTGAGAAATTCCAATTACAGCTCTGTGCTTACCCTTAATCTGGGAGATGTTTATTTTAATGTTGGTAATGAAATTGCTTCCAAATTCGGAGGAACCTATTCTGCAAGCGACAGCTATCTGATGGATGCTCTGGAAAACGGCTATTACACCTCTGTAGATTTCAGAAATGCAGCAGGGGTTACTTCCTCCAATGACTGGCAGCCTATGAGTGCTAACTCTAACAGTATTTATTATGTGAATTCAAACGTAACTTCATCTGCCAATAATGTGATTTCAGGGACAGCTTGTTCAAATCTTGTCCTTTCCGGTCAGGGTATGGATTTTCAGGTACCGTTTAACTTTACAGCCAATACAGCTTCTTACAGCCGTACGTTTAATGGTTATGATGTGCTGATCTTGCCGTTTCAGGCTAATATACCGTCCGGGGTTACTGCTTATCTGATGTCTCCGAATGTCAGTAATATCAACTGTACCGCAATTTCAAACGGAATCATTCCTGCAAATACTCCGGTAATCATCAACGCGACAGGAAATATTACTTTCAACGGTACAGGAAATGTTTCCACTCCCAAAGCAATTACTGTTAACCAGATGAACGGAGTCTATCAGAGTATCAAGGTTCCGGCTAATGCTTATGTGCTGAAAACAGAAAACGGGGTAACAGGCTTCTATAAAGTAACGGCCGGAAGTGAGCCTGCAATAGGATCTTTCAAAGCATATCTTACAGAAGAAAATGCCTATTCTGCCAATGTTCTTCCTTTAAATTTTGGATCATTAGGCGTCAGAAATATTCTTGCTGAATCTAAAAGACAAGAAGTGAAAATATATCCTAATCCGGCAAAAGCAGATCTTTTCATTGATTCTGATCTTTCAGAAGCTGCTGCCATCATTTTTGATGCACGAGGAAGTGTCATCAGAGCCGGATTGAAAATAAATTCAGGAAAGAACCATGTTAATGTAGAAGGTCTTCCTGCTGGTATTTATTTCGTTGAGGTTGCTTACAAGAACAAGATCGTTGCGACACAAAAAATTGTTAAAGAATAA